ACGGATACGGTTACGGCTCCTCAGATACCGGCGTCATGTAAGACGTTCCAGATACCTTCTGGTTCAAGCCTTACCGCCGACGACCTCAGGGAGGGCTATTTTGAAGTGCTCGGGCTGACATCGATCCCCGGGTATGACAAGAACAGTACCACCGCTAATGCTAACTGTATCAACGTCCCCGGCAATTGCATCAAGACAGAGGTGGACTGCGCAAACTGGCAGAGCACCACTGCGACACAGGGAACCCCAGCCCCTGTTTTTGATGTTCTCATGGGTAATAACACCATCATTAATCTCAGCACCCTCGCTACTTACAGCTACAATGCAACGGCTATCGCATATCCCACTGTTGCAGCTCCAGTCATTGATCCGGGACCGGGCCAGGAGGTGAGCCTCGTTGATGTCGACGTTATCGGCTGTGGAGTGGAGCTCAGCTTGGCGAAGACGGATCTCATTTCACCGTTTGACATCATCTCTGGTCTCGGCGCTGGTACCGAGGTGATCGTCACATTCCCGACGAGGAGGGCGTGTCACGCTTCTGCCACAATTCCTGGTGGTACCGACCTCGGCTTAGGCAATGGCTCCGGCAATCTCTTCACATGCAAGTCTTTCACGGACAACACGACTACAGGCGCCAACAAGAAATGCGCCGTATACGCAACGCCTGTTAGCGTTGTTGCTCGTGACGACAAGGAGAATTCCCTCAACATCCTTAACTTCTCACCAGCAGGTCAGTCCACTCTGCCGAACGAGGTCAATGTCCTCAATATTGGCGGCAGCAAGATATGGACGAGCACCCTCGAAGTCGGTGTTAGTGTCGGCTCCTTCCAGCTTGGCTGGGTGGATATCGATCTCACGAACAGCACCACGGCTCCGGATGGGTTACCGGCGCTTGGCTACACCACGCAGGCCCTTGTGGGCGGTAGTGTAAGCTATATGGTGCCGACAGCGTATAAATCACTCATACCTTAAACATATCACGGTTACGCACAAGAGAGGTGAGGGATATTTCCCTCACCTCTCTTTTTTTTCTCTCACTAAACGATTTTCATGGAGTGTCAAAAAAGGTTAATTGGCTGCCGGTTTTTGGCACTCTTTTCGGAGGGAAGACCCTAGTCATTTGGAGGGGAAACGTTGATTCAGAGTTAAAATCAATGTGTTGTTCCGTATTGACCGCATCACAAGTCTCCGTTAGTATCTCGCATGGAACTTGCTCTGTTATTTTTATTATGTTTATTTCACAATTACGTTACAGCTTGAATTATGATTAAGGATTCACTTAATATAGAGAGGGTTACTTATCAGAACGAAGCATCTCGCATGAAGGAGGAAAAGATGAAAGCAAAAATGATTCTGCTTTCGGTAGTGATGGTGGCCGCTTTTGCGGCAAATGCGATGGCACAGGGCCTGACCATTCATTTTGGAGATGGAAAGACAATACCCTTTACGCGTACAGGTTCAATGACAGTTGATGATGCCGGAAATATCGATTTATCAGTCTCGGACCCGGTACCTGCTGGTGGCAACCCGGGGACGCTGTCACTTTCCCTCAGTCCAAATTCACTTCCCGCAGCAACGCAAGGCATTCAATATAGTCAGTCCGTGACGATGTCTGCGTCCGGTGGCAGCGGCTCTGGCTATATCTATGGCTGCTCAGGGTCTGGTGTTGCGGGGATAACGGCATCGGCGAGCGGTTCAAACGGTTCACCATGTGTCATAAGCGGTACCCCGACAGCGACCGGCACATACACTGTCAGTTTCAATGTCATGGATTCATTAGCCGCTCAAGCTGCAAACTCCGTATCTTTTAACGTCAATCAGTCCGGAGGCGGGAACACCGGCGGCGCTACACTGCTCGCCGAGGGACCCAAAGTCAGTATGCAGATTGCCGCCTCGGGGGAGAACGATTTTTATTTTACCCTTAACAGGGCCGTTAGCATGGTTCAGGTCTATATCACGACGATGGACTGGCAGACAAATCAGGATCTGCTGGTAAGCGACGTGGCACAGCCGTCATGCAGTGTTGCAGTGGGAAGCTATAGTCTACCTCCCAGTCCTGCTCCCTGGTATGTTGTGACAGCATCGAGCAACGAAACGGTCAGCATTAGAAAGAGCTTCTCCGCGGGCACGACAATCTATGTCACTGTCTGCAACCGCTCAAACACAGCGGGAAGTTACGCGATTTACTGGAAGGGATATTAAGGACGATGTTTTTTTCTGAACTATACCTCTGAAGAGTTGCGGTTGAAAGAGATTAACTAAAGAGGGGCGCTCAGCCCCTCTTTTTTTGTCTTTCTACGTCACAATCGTCTGCCCTTCGCCATGATCCTTTATTTGAAAAATGAAGGCACGATTTGCTATCATGTCCGCATCGCCACCTCAGCAATCTCTTCATACCTTTGAGGAGACGTCAAAAAAAGAGTCTGTAAAACGAGGAGGTTTTTTATGAACAGAGTAATCGGAGCAACCGTTGTGCTTTTCGTTATGCTGTGCGCTCAGGCATTCGCCTCGGATGATACGGTCCTCGCCAAGGTAGGTGACAAGACGATCACCATGGCGGATTTTATGAGGATCGTCGGATATTATGATGAAGATAAACAGAAGCTCTTGGAGCATCAGCCGTCTTACAAGATAGTGATCCTTAAGAGGATTGTACAAGGCATGGTTATCGCTCAGATTGCCAAAGAAAAGGGATTCGACAAACGGCCTGATGTGAAGGAACAGGTCGAATTACTGGTCAATGATTTTATCTCATCGGATTTTCTTAAAAAAGAGATCCTGGAGAAGATAACCGTCACAGAAGACGACATGCAATTGTACTATAAGACCCACAAGGAAGAGTTTACGACACCCGCTATGGTGAGGGCGCGGCACATCTTGATTCATGTCGACAAGTCGGCGTCCAATGACATGAAGGAGAAGGCAAAGGCAAAGGCGGAGGATATCTTGAGAAAGATAAAGACAGGGGAGGACTTTGCAAAACTCGCTGCCGAGTTCTCAGATGACCCGGGCTCTAAAACAAACGGTGGAGACCTGGGCTTCTTCCCGAAGGGGAAGATGATGCCCGATTTTGAGAAGGTTGCATACTCTCTGAAACCAGGCGAGGTAAGCGATGTCTTCGAGACACCATTGGGATATCATATCGCAAGAGTCGAAGAGAAGAAAGAGTCAGTCATCGAGCCTTATGACAAGGTGAGAGATAAGGTGAAGGACAAACTCTTGGCTGATTTCAGGAAGGCACGCGCAGAGGAATTCCTCGATAAGGCTATGAAAGAAAACAATGTGGAGTTGAATCTCGAACCTCTTTTACAAAAAAAATAGTATCTTTGCCTCTTCTCATTGATAATTGGTGCCCCTGCAAAGCGTGAGTGACCTTCGTTTTCCCTTTCCTTTTTTAAGATGATACAATGAAATAAAATGTATGGGTCGGGGAAAGAATAAGAAAATAACGCCTGACGCGAGTCAGGCAGGATCCAATAAGAACCGGTTTTTTGCAATCGCCCTCGTATTCATTTCCCTTTGCATCGCCTATTCAAATTCCCTGAACGGCACCTGGGCCATGGACGATTTCTATGTGAACAGGGCCTTTGGAATTCACGATATCCATGACATCGTCGGCTTCAGGAAGGTCACCTATATAACGTTCCTCCTGAATCACTATGTCGCACCTTTTACCCCCGCCAATCTGAGACTCTTCAACATCTTCATCCATTTCCTCAATGCCCTTTTTCTGTATGTGCTCGCCTACAAGACAATACTGCTCAGCCTCAGGGTACGTGGCGAGACACTAAAAGGAACGGAGAGAGGTGAGGGTAACGGAGGCGACTCTTTACAGGGGAGGCTCGCTTTCTCTGTTGCCGCACTCAGCAGTATCGTTTTTGCCCTCCATCCGATCAATATCAATGCCGTCTCCTACATCGTCCAGAGGGCAGCCTCCCTTGCAGCGCTCTTTGTGCTCCTCTCGCTCCTCTGCTATCTTTGGGCGACGCTATCGAGGAGAACAGGGGTTGCTCTTCTGTTGTATGCCCTGAGCGGATTCATGATCGTCTCCGGCATTCTGTCAAAGGAGAACGCTGTCATGGCTGTGCCTCTCATTATGCTCTACGATTATATTTTCCTCTCGAACTTTGACCGCAAGGTTTTCTTAAAGAGATTTGCCATTATCTGTGGTATAGGGGGAGTGGCCATCGGACTGAGTTCGTACTTCATGAAGTTTCACTTCACCGTCGGCCAAATAATCGGGTTTCTCATGAATCCGAATCAGCCCCTTAAGGAAACGGGATGGATGGCTGTCGATGTTTATTGGACACCCATCCAGCATATCCTTACGGAGTTCAGGGTCATCTCGAGGTATATCGCTTTGATTCTTTTCCCCCTTCCCCAATTCTTTGTCTTTGACTGGTGGGGGTTCCCTGTATCGAAGGGGTTGACAGAGCCGATAACCACGGTAGCGTCAATGATCTTGCTGATGGCGCTTACGATTCTTGCAATAGTGCGAATGAAGCGTTATCCCTTGCTCTCCTTCGGGGTCCTCTGGTATCTCATCGCACTCTCACTCGAGAGTTTTGTTGCCCTCGGTTCTGACCTCTATTTCGAGCACAGGAACTACCTCCCGGTGTCGGGGCTGTTTATTGGGATCTTCGGGCAGATATTCGTATCGTGGAAGAAGACGTTTAGCGACAAGACACTATGGACGATGATGGTCGTTCTGGCCATGATCCTTGGATCCCTGACGTTCTCAAGAAACACGGTCTGGAAAGACTCGCTGAGTTTGTGGCAGGACAGTCTCAGAAAAGCCCCCTCAAATGTCAGGGCCATGATGGCTGTAGGGAATGCATACCTGAAGGTCCCTGACTTTGCGAAAGCCAAGAAGTATTATAACGAGGCTGTCAGGACAAGCATCGAAAACAGGTGGCTCTCTTCTTTCAATGCTGCCGTTTTCCGGCTGGGGATGGCCTATTTATTCGAAAAAAACCTCGCGGAGGCGAGGAAGCTTATTGATTCAGCAAAGGCACAGATCGATTCTTACAACCTCAGGATCCTCGAAGGTTTTTACAAGGCCCTCAGTGGCAGACTTGATGAGGCCCTGGAGAATTACAACAAGGTCTTGCCTGAAACATCAGGCGTCGACAGAGTTGTTGTGCATGAGCTTAAGGGTGACGCGTACAGAGAAAAGGGGATGTGGGACGCTGCGATCGAGAACTATAACAAGGTGATCGCGCAGGACCAGAGTTTTGCATCTGCCTATTACGGCATCGGCATGGCGTATCTCGGCAAGAGAAATATTGCTTCAGCCCTTGAATACATTGATCGGGCATTGTCTCTCGAACCTAACAATATCCTCGCCCTTTCCGACAAGGCCGATCTCATGCTTATCACAAAGAAGGCTAGGCCTGAAGAGGCGCTTCTTTATGCCCAGAGGGCAATCTCAAAGTCCCCGCCCTTTTATCAGCCCTATCTGACTATGGGAGCGATCCTTACGATCCTCGGAAGGGAGAAGGAGGCGGATGATTCCTATAAGAAGGCCGTGGAGCGCAAAGCGCCGGACTATATGGTACCCCTCAGCAGGGCACGGGCATACTACATAAAGGGCGATCCTGAAAAGACCAGGTATTATCTTTCGGAAGTCCGTAAATACCGGCTGCCCGAGAATGTCAAAGCCATGCTGCAGCAAAACCAGCCCTGATGAGGATTCATAGCGTCTTCATGATTTCCTGATAAGATCAAGCTGTGTAAAAGAGTTGCGTCGAGAAGGAGGTGATGAAGCTTATCGCATATGTTTATGTAAGAGACACGCAAGGGAGAGAAAGGGGTAGGGTACAATATTCATGTATCTATGAAAGGAGATCAAAGAAATGAAAAAGCTCGCTTTGATACTTTTCGCAATTTTTTCGATTGCGGTCTTGATTTCTTCGAACACTGAGGCAACCACATTTGAAGCCGATTCTCCAGCCACTGGGGATTTCATGTTAGTATTCAGCGCAGCAAGCATCGATGGGTACAGTCATGCTGTTGCAACCTTCAACAATGTCGATAACACCGCCTTTGCCGTTGTACTCGATCCGTACGGCGTGCCTGATTCTGTTCCCTATGGATATGCCTATCTCTTTGCCGACTACTACTATCATCAGCTCTGGGGTTCAAACGACGGAGTGAATTGGTATGTAATTGGAAGTATTTAAGAATAGTGCTTTCACAGGGGGATAGATATCCCCCCGATCATGGTTACGTATTATTACTGCGGCAAGTAGATACTCTAAAAGCCCTCATTCCTGCAAGCGAAGTGCGTCGGGAACTCTCCTGAAAACGAAGAGAGATTCCGGACAAGCCGGAATGACAAACTGCAATACGTTTTATATATTCAACTGCCGGAGTAATATTATCTTCCTCGTCTAAAGAAGTCGAGGAACGTCTTCCGTGCGTCTTCCGATGATGCAGGCTGTCCTGGTTGTGCAACAGGCTGAGCCGGCTGAGCAATGGGTTGTGCCGGTTGTGCAACAGGTTGTCTCGGCTGTGGAGCAGGCTGGGGTTGGACCTGAGGAGGCGCCTGTGCCGCTGGAGGGAAAGGTTGTTGTTGCGGCTGTCCTGGAACTGTCCCAGGCTGCTGAGGGGCGCCGGGAGCAGCAGGAGAGCCTTCCCTTGTCTTCGGTTTCATCGACTCGTTCAGTTGCACCGTCATGGTTTCCTCTCCCCTCACCATAACAACCTTCGTCGCCTCGATCTCCTTCAGGGTGAAGCCGCTCAAGGTGTCACCCTTCTTCAGGGATATCTGGCGCTTGCCCCGTCCGGCAGTCGTCTGAGGCGCTTTCTTGTCTTCCATATAAGCCACGACAGTGTCGCTTGTTATCAACGTTCCGTAAAGCACGAATTCCGGCGTCGGAAGGGGCTGCACCGGGGGCTTGTCCACAGGTATCTTTCTATCCGGGTGGAAGAGGTTCTGCTCTCCTATGATCACGTAATCCTGCGGTGAAGGGGCCTGACTCTGAGGATGGGTTTCCTCTTTTGCCGTCTCAGACTTCTTTGCCGGTTGAGCCGTATATCTGACGTTCATGTTGAACAAGGGTGGAACAATATAGCCGGCGCACGTGATGACGACGATCATGAGGACAATATTGAGGACAGTCAGATTTCTCGTTAGAATGTGCAAAAGGCGCATATCATTTCCCCGCCGTCAGCGCCGCAACGTCTAACTTTACGGTAAGTTCCTTCGGTTCCCGGTAGTTCCTTACCCTCGAGTCAACCTCTTTCACAACGAGGTATGGCGTCCGTGTCTCGATGGAGTAAAGGATGTCGCTCAGGGCCCTCGGATCGGGAAGAACAATGTCTACGCTGACGCTCACGATCTTGAATTTTCCGAGGTCCTCGGGCTTGCCGACACGCTCGCTCGATATCGTCCCCCCCCGGCCCATGACGATGCCTCTTACTCCGTCCTGCAGGGACGCAGCAGCGAGCGACAGGGTTTGGCCCTCTATGAGTTTCGAATCATCAGCAGCCCTCGTATCTTTCAGCGAGGCAAGTTTCTTCTCTAGCTGGGGTTTTTCCGCTATAAGGGCGGTGTATTTTTCAAGGGTCCTTATCTTTATCGCCTCGCTGTCCTTTATCGAGCCCATTTCAGTCCGGACCAGCACGTATCCGTACTGGTATATGACAAGTCCGAGAAGCAGGGCCATAACAGGTATGGCGAACTTAAGAGACCTATTTCTTTCCATTTTTTACGGTTGTCCCCTCGGCCTTTTTGATGCCTTCGATCTCCATCTTGATGATAAATCTATCGGAGTTCATCCTTGCGTCCCTGAAGGTCGGAGATGCAAACTCGGCCTTCTTGAAGAAAGGCGATGCCTCGAGCTTCGGCAGGAGTTCTGTTGCCGAACCTGCGTATCCCTCAATTTCAACGTTTGTCTCGGTGATCCTGACCCGCGTGAGCCATGACGTCTTCGGAAGGACCGTTGTAAGCTCCTTGAGGATATTCAATGCCATCGGCCTGCTCTCCTTGAAGGCCGCTATCGTCGAGATATCGGTGTTAAGGGCGTCGATCTCTTTTTTCAGGTTCTCAACCTTCCTTGCCTCATCTTTCTTCATGCTGATCTGACGGTCAATATCTTCGAGCCTCTTACCTTCAATCTGGAAGGGAGTTACCATATAGGCGATCAAGAGGGCGATGACTGTGATGAGAAGGATAATCGTAAATCCTACGGGCGCCTTCGATCTCTCATGACGTCCCATGGAGAAGAGATTCAATCCCCTCGATTTCGGCCACAGTGAGTCGACCATCCCTCCGAGAGAGGCGTAGGGGATATCTCTCTGTGACCCCGGGATCTTCAGGGCAGTCTCATCGAGGAGCGTGATCGGCAAAGACGCATGGAGTTTCAGCAATTCCTTCAATGAAGGGCTCTTATCTCTGAGGAGAAGAATGACACGGGGGTCTCTTCCTTGCTGTTTCGCTGCATTGGTTAAGGTCTCGATTTCGCTTACGACGACATCAACCTTCGACTTTTCGTCGGCCCCCGCAAAACTGTCAGTCATCACTTCCGTCAATGCCCCCTCTGAAAAGAGCGCCCCTTCGTAGCCGTCCGCGCGAACCTCAATGAAAATCAGATCCCTCTTCTGCTCTCCATAGTGCAGAAGGGCCCCCATTCCGGAAAGATTGACTATCAACCTGCTGACAGTCAGTCCCTTTTCTTTCAAGGCGTTTAGATAGGGGTTTATCAGGTCGGCCTTTGCCGCTATGATCAACAGGGTGAGTTTGCCGTCAGTTTCCTTCAGTATCCCGAAGTCATAGTAGGCCTCTTCAGCTGCAAAAGGAGTCAGACGGTCCAGTTCGTACGAGACCACCTCAGGGAGGGTATCTCTCACAACAGAGGGCATCTCTGCAGTCCTGATGATTGCCCATGCCTTAGGTATGCTGAGCGTTATTTCTGCCTTCGTTGCCCTCAAGTCACTGACGGCAAGTGCAGCCGAAGATGCAAGCTCCTCGGTTTGCGGGAATCCCGTCCCGTCAAAAGATTGCCTCTTATACCCGTTCAGTTTTAACCGGGAGAAAGACCGTGAGCCATAGGAAACAGAGACCTCTGCCCTTTCGACAGCAACACAGACGCTCTTCTTGGCTGAGATTGCGTCATGGGCAGGGCTGAAGGTGAGGAGCCGCCAGAGAGGCTTCCCCATTCCCTTCAATCTTGCCGTTGAACCGGAGGCAAGCAACGAGAGTTTCTTGATCGATAATGCCTCACTCATGGGCCACCTTTGCCGGGCTCTTGTAAGAGAGATAACTGAATTTGTTATTGCTCTCGATGAATATTGTCGCTTTGATGGGATGCCCCGTCTTCTCTGTTCCCTTATACCCAACTGCCTCAATGCTGAAGGAATTCGAAATAACGGGCAAGAGATACAACTGACTCTGCTGAGGGAACCCCGGGATCTCGTTGACACCCATGATCTCCTTGTCCTGTCGCATGGCTATGATCGCGTCGGCAAGCTCAGGCGTCATCCCGGGGACCGCCGCCATAAGCTCCTTCGAAGCTGCATTGACATTGATCTTGTCCCCGGTGCCGGGACTGATGGTGATGAACTCGATCAAGCCCTTCTTCTCACCGTCTCCATAAAGGATCTGGGGTGTAACTCCCTTCACGAGCAAGAGTTCTTCCAGGGTGTCGAAGTTTGCATTTTTTGCCTTGTAGGGGTTCGGAAGAGACATGTAGTAATCGCTCTCAGCGCCGTTCAGCCTGCGCAGATCGTCAGCGTCTTTCCAGTCGAGTATGGAATCCACAATCGTGTCCACGTCTTCGTCGCCCACCCCGAGATTTGTCAGAAGTTGTTTTAATATTATAGCATTTGCATCATTCATTGTGTTTATGTTGAACTTCCCTGACTCGTCCATGATGCTGACCGTGTAGTATCCGTCACCGAAGTTGTCGGAATAGGGTGTCCCGTCCGTTTTCCAGACCTCCATCCCCTCGAGCAGTCCCTGGGGCTGGCCCTTGTTAACCCTCCGGTAAAAGGTCTCAGCGATGCCCCGCTCGATTCCCGCCTCGGCAATAAATCTCTTCTGTATCCCTTCCTTGAACGATACGGTCGCTTGGGTCTCGGTCCGTGTTATGAATGAGAATGAAAGGACGATGACCATGAGGACCGTCATGACCCATAATACAAGGAGAAGGGCTATGCCCCTTTCTGTCCTTTCATGCATGTTATCTCGCCACCGGCAGGGGCTGAGACCCTGTCAGCGTTGGCGTGAGGGTCCCTCTTGTCCTCATAGGGATGATCACCCCGAGTTCTTTCCTTCCGTCAGTAAGGTTGAGACGGATACTCTCGGGGATGCTGTTCGTATCTGTCCATTTGTCTGTCCATTTCCCTGTCTCGTCAGTAGGCTCTTTGTAGAAGTAGTCGAAGGAGATATCGTCATGAGGGGTCAGAAGGGTTGTCGCTGCGCCGCCCGCCAGTCCGACGATATTCTCTGACACCGCCAAGACCTTCTTCCCGTTCGCGTCGGTCTCCACCGTATAGGTGACGGTCACATAGCCCTTCTTCCCCCCCCAGATGGAGTAGTTCGTCGAGAATTGGAGGGAGTCCTTCGTACCCGTGAAGGTATATTTCTTGATGCCGTCGTCATC
The genomic region above belongs to Thermodesulfovibrionales bacterium and contains:
- a CDS encoding helix-hairpin-helix domain-containing protein gives rise to the protein MHERTERGIALLLVLWVMTVLMVIVLSFSFITRTETQATVSFKEGIQKRFIAEAGIERGIAETFYRRVNKGQPQGLLEGMEVWKTDGTPYSDNFGDGYYTVSIMDESGKFNINTMNDANAIILKQLLTNLGVGDEDVDTIVDSILDWKDADDLRRLNGAESDYYMSLPNPYKAKNANFDTLEELLLVKGVTPQILYGDGEKKGLIEFITISPGTGDKINVNAASKELMAAVPGMTPELADAIIAMRQDKEIMGVNEIPGFPQQSQLYLLPVISNSFSIEAVGYKGTEKTGHPIKATIFIESNNKFSYLSYKSPAKVAHE
- a CDS encoding prepilin-type N-terminal cleavage/methylation domain-containing protein — its product is MRNYKCDRQRGFTLLELIVSIAIIGVIILIVAAAMRLGFRSVDTGEKRIESLERMRSSMNIIDYQIQSEIPLTFDDDGIKKYTFTGTKDSLQFSTNYSIWGGKKGYVTVTYTVETDANGKKVLAVSENIVGLAGGAATTLLTPHDDISFDYFYKEPTDETGKWTDKWTDTNSIPESIRLNLTDGRKELGVIIPMRTRGTLTPTLTGSQPLPVAR
- a CDS encoding PilN domain-containing protein codes for the protein MSEALSIKKLSLLASGSTARLKGMGKPLWRLLTFSPAHDAISAKKSVCVAVERAEVSVSYGSRSFSRLKLNGYKRQSFDGTGFPQTEELASSAALAVSDLRATKAEITLSIPKAWAIIRTAEMPSVVRDTLPEVVSYELDRLTPFAAEEAYYDFGILKETDGKLTLLIIAAKADLINPYLNALKEKGLTVSRLIVNLSGMGALLHYGEQKRDLIFIEVRADGYEGALFSEGALTEVMTDSFAGADEKSKVDVVVSEIETLTNAAKQQGRDPRVILLLRDKSPSLKELLKLHASLPITLLDETALKIPGSQRDIPYASLGGMVDSLWPKSRGLNLFSMGRHERSKAPVGFTIILLITVIALLIAYMVTPFQIEGKRLEDIDRQISMKKDEARKVENLKKEIDALNTDISTIAAFKESRPMALNILKELTTVLPKTSWLTRVRITETNVEIEGYAGSATELLPKLEASPFFKKAEFASPTFRDARMNSDRFIIKMEIEGIKKAEGTTVKNGKK
- the gspM gene encoding type II secretion system protein GspM → MERNRSLKFAIPVMALLLGLVIYQYGYVLVRTEMGSIKDSEAIKIRTLEKYTALIAEKPQLEKKLASLKDTRAADDSKLIEGQTLSLAAASLQDGVRGIVMGRGGTISSERVGKPEDLGKFKIVSVSVDIVLPDPRALSDILYSIETRTPYLVVKEVDSRVRNYREPKELTVKLDVAALTAGK
- a CDS encoding peptidylprolyl isomerase: MNRVIGATVVLFVMLCAQAFASDDTVLAKVGDKTITMADFMRIVGYYDEDKQKLLEHQPSYKIVILKRIVQGMVIAQIAKEKGFDKRPDVKEQVELLVNDFISSDFLKKEILEKITVTEDDMQLYYKTHKEEFTTPAMVRARHILIHVDKSASNDMKEKAKAKAEDILRKIKTGEDFAKLAAEFSDDPGSKTNGGDLGFFPKGKMMPDFEKVAYSLKPGEVSDVFETPLGYHIARVEEKKESVIEPYDKVRDKVKDKLLADFRKARAEEFLDKAMKENNVELNLEPLLQKK
- a CDS encoding tetratricopeptide repeat protein — its product is MGRGKNKKITPDASQAGSNKNRFFAIALVFISLCIAYSNSLNGTWAMDDFYVNRAFGIHDIHDIVGFRKVTYITFLLNHYVAPFTPANLRLFNIFIHFLNALFLYVLAYKTILLSLRVRGETLKGTERGEGNGGDSLQGRLAFSVAALSSIVFALHPININAVSYIVQRAASLAALFVLLSLLCYLWATLSRRTGVALLLYALSGFMIVSGILSKENAVMAVPLIMLYDYIFLSNFDRKVFLKRFAIICGIGGVAIGLSSYFMKFHFTVGQIIGFLMNPNQPLKETGWMAVDVYWTPIQHILTEFRVISRYIALILFPLPQFFVFDWWGFPVSKGLTEPITTVASMILLMALTILAIVRMKRYPLLSFGVLWYLIALSLESFVALGSDLYFEHRNYLPVSGLFIGIFGQIFVSWKKTFSDKTLWTMMVVLAMILGSLTFSRNTVWKDSLSLWQDSLRKAPSNVRAMMAVGNAYLKVPDFAKAKKYYNEAVRTSIENRWLSSFNAAVFRLGMAYLFEKNLAEARKLIDSAKAQIDSYNLRILEGFYKALSGRLDEALENYNKVLPETSGVDRVVVHELKGDAYREKGMWDAAIENYNKVIAQDQSFASAYYGIGMAYLGKRNIASALEYIDRALSLEPNNILALSDKADLMLITKKARPEEALLYAQRAISKSPPFYQPYLTMGAILTILGREKEADDSYKKAVERKAPDYMVPLSRARAYYIKGDPEKTRYYLSEVRKYRLPENVKAMLQQNQP